Proteins encoded together in one Bradyrhizobium sp. CB82 window:
- a CDS encoding serine hydrolase domain-containing protein translates to MWGSLSRRAALLQTVGLAAAGMAAAVPVPGRTASSLARSREIDGELLAGVSAQRIPGVVAMAANEQSVLYEGAFGLRNGDAASRMSTDTIFRIASMVKLLTSVAALQLVEQGRLHLDEPAANIDPALAAIQVLAGFDAKGAPQLHPPERPLTLRHLLSHTSGFSYLLWDPKLARYLKVARGRPNLPRMPLMFEPGARWAYGGSLDRVGRMVEIASGKPLERHFRDHITGPLGMNDTVVALDDKQRAREASLFVRDAQDRLLAQPLEKPGGSKVFLGGGGIYSTASDYLTLLQALLNGGSLRGNRILQPGTVALMSENQIGNLEAGILKTTNPALSNDVDFFPGTHLRWGLGNMINLDPVPDGRSAGSLTWAGLFNTYYWIDPAKRLAGVIMMQILPCRSRTAKR, encoded by the coding sequence ATGTGGGGTTCGCTCAGCCGGCGTGCTGCGTTGTTGCAAACCGTGGGGCTTGCGGCCGCGGGCATGGCCGCGGCCGTTCCCGTGCCCGGCCGGACGGCATCGTCGCTGGCGCGCAGCCGCGAGATCGACGGCGAATTGTTGGCCGGCGTCAGCGCGCAAAGGATTCCCGGCGTGGTGGCAATGGCCGCGAACGAGCAGTCGGTGCTCTACGAGGGCGCCTTCGGCTTGCGCAACGGCGATGCGGCCTCGCGCATGTCGACTGATACGATCTTCCGCATCGCCTCGATGGTCAAATTGCTGACGTCGGTCGCGGCGTTGCAACTCGTGGAGCAGGGCAGGCTGCATCTGGACGAGCCGGCCGCCAATATCGATCCGGCGCTTGCTGCGATTCAGGTGCTCGCTGGTTTCGATGCGAAGGGTGCCCCGCAACTACATCCCCCCGAGAGGCCGCTGACACTGCGCCATCTGTTGTCGCACACCTCCGGCTTCAGCTATCTGCTCTGGGATCCGAAGCTCGCCCGCTATCTCAAGGTCGCGCGCGGCAGGCCGAACCTGCCGCGCATGCCGTTGATGTTCGAGCCCGGTGCAAGATGGGCCTATGGCGGCAGTCTCGACCGCGTCGGCCGGATGGTGGAGATCGCGAGCGGCAAGCCGCTCGAGCGCCATTTCCGCGACCACATCACAGGTCCGCTCGGCATGAACGATACCGTCGTCGCGCTCGATGACAAGCAACGCGCGCGAGAGGCCAGCCTGTTCGTGCGGGACGCTCAGGACAGGCTTCTGGCGCAGCCGCTGGAAAAGCCAGGCGGGAGCAAGGTGTTTCTGGGGGGAGGCGGGATCTATTCCACCGCGTCCGATTATCTGACTTTGCTCCAGGCGCTGCTCAATGGCGGAAGCCTGCGCGGCAACCGCATTCTTCAGCCTGGCACGGTTGCGCTGATGTCCGAAAACCAGATCGGCAATCTCGAGGCCGGAATCCTCAAGACGACCAATCCGGCGCTCTCGAACGACGTGGACTTCTTCCCGGGCACCCATCTGCGATGGGGGCTAGGCAATATGATCAACCTCGATCCCGTCCCGGACGGCCGCAGCGCCGGCAGCTTGACCTGGGCCGGCCTGTTCAACACCTACTACTGGATCGATCCGGCGAAGCGCCTCGCGGGCGTCATCATGATGCAAATCCTGCCGTGCCGTTCGCGGACCGCCAAGCGCTGA